A single window of Acinetobacter wuhouensis DNA harbors:
- a CDS encoding aminoglycoside phosphotransferase family protein: protein MNTQREQLIQTWLTSVLSSDQFEINFLAGDASFRRYARIILNNKTFMLMDAPPEKEDCRPFVAIDEFFDVNGVRVPHIIAKDLDQGFLLLEDFGDVLLSTKLTDETVDTHYAQSFKQLVQLQSIAGESHLPAYAYEKLISEMELLTDWLLPSLNIQTTDEESALIKRSFAILANAALAQPQVIVHRDFHSRNLMILNGETDQGVIDFQDAVIGADTYDLISITRDAYVQWNPERVYSWFKVFYDLLPASAKDGRDFEQFKRDADFMAIQRHIKILGIFVRLFERDGKSGYLKDLPRVMWYLLEESKPYAELQPFMQFIHARVLPKFEQKYGKYEVVA from the coding sequence ATGAATACACAACGTGAACAATTGATACAAACATGGTTAACATCTGTACTCAGTTCAGATCAATTTGAAATCAATTTTTTAGCAGGCGATGCGAGTTTCCGTCGTTATGCACGAATTATCTTGAATAATAAAACATTTATGCTGATGGATGCACCTCCTGAGAAGGAAGATTGTCGTCCTTTTGTTGCTATTGATGAATTCTTTGATGTAAATGGTGTACGTGTACCGCACATTATCGCAAAAGACTTAGATCAAGGCTTCCTATTGTTGGAAGATTTTGGCGATGTTTTATTGTCTACCAAATTGACTGATGAAACAGTAGATACACATTATGCACAAAGTTTTAAACAGTTAGTGCAACTTCAAAGCATTGCAGGGGAATCGCATTTACCAGCCTATGCTTATGAAAAGCTAATTTCAGAAATGGAGTTACTCACAGACTGGTTATTACCATCTTTAAACATTCAAACCACAGATGAAGAGTCAGCATTAATCAAGCGTAGCTTTGCAATTCTTGCTAATGCTGCTTTGGCACAACCACAAGTGATCGTACATCGTGATTTTCATAGCCGTAATTTGATGATTCTCAATGGTGAAACGGATCAAGGTGTAATTGATTTTCAAGATGCAGTGATTGGTGCAGATACCTATGATTTGATCTCGATTACGCGTGATGCGTATGTGCAATGGAATCCTGAACGTGTTTATTCATGGTTTAAAGTGTTCTATGACTTATTGCCTGCTTCTGCTAAAGATGGTCGTGATTTTGAACAATTTAAACGTGATGCTGACTTCATGGCAATTCAACGTCATATCAAGATTCTCGGTATCTTCGTGCGTTTGTTTGAACGTGATGGAAAATCAGGTTATCTCAAAGACTTACCACGAGTGATGTGGTATTTGCTTGAAGAATCAAAACCGTATGCAGAACTACAACCATTCATGCAATTTATTCATGCTAGAGTCTTGCCGAAATTTGAGCAAAAATATGGTAAATATGAGGTTGTAGCTTAA
- a CDS encoding ParB/RepB/Spo0J family partition protein has translation MTVKKRGLAKGRGLDALLGSIQKEKLQLEVQALDHGQLKQIDVNQLKRGTYQPRRFINEQDLQELAASIKKHGVMQPIVIRPIENDETPYEIIAGERRWRAAQLAGLTEVPAIVRDLTDQVAIALALIENIQRQDLNPVDQALALQRFHEEFGLSHQEIADTVGKARTTVSNLLRLLSLEDEIKDLMQQGQLDMGHARAILTLKAKDQLQIAKIVIEKSLSVRQTEQLVRDWNTPKQEKAKDPQAPDVQQLTQKLSERFSASVKLDYNKQGKGKLVISYNSLDELDGILNICLAEQ, from the coding sequence ATGACCGTAAAAAAAAGAGGCTTGGCTAAAGGTCGTGGCTTAGATGCGTTATTAGGGTCAATCCAAAAAGAAAAATTACAGCTTGAAGTTCAGGCGCTAGATCATGGTCAGCTCAAACAAATTGATGTCAATCAATTAAAACGTGGTACATATCAACCGCGCCGTTTTATCAATGAGCAAGATTTACAAGAACTCGCAGCGTCGATTAAAAAGCATGGTGTGATGCAGCCGATTGTGATTCGTCCAATCGAGAATGATGAAACACCGTATGAAATTATTGCGGGTGAGCGACGTTGGCGTGCTGCACAGTTAGCCGGCTTGACGGAAGTTCCTGCAATTGTGCGTGATTTGACCGACCAAGTTGCGATTGCTTTGGCATTGATTGAAAATATTCAACGTCAAGATTTAAACCCAGTTGATCAAGCTTTGGCTTTACAACGTTTTCATGAAGAGTTTGGTTTAAGTCATCAGGAAATAGCGGATACTGTTGGTAAAGCCCGTACCACGGTGAGTAACTTATTGCGTTTACTCAGTCTTGAAGATGAAATTAAAGATTTGATGCAACAAGGTCAGTTGGACATGGGGCATGCACGTGCAATTTTGACTTTGAAAGCCAAAGATCAATTGCAAATTGCAAAAATCGTGATTGAAAAAAGTTTATCAGTTCGTCAAACCGAACAATTGGTGCGCGATTGGAATACACCTAAGCAAGAAAAGGCCAAAGATCCGCAAGCACCCGATGTACAGCAATTGACGCAAAAACTGTCTGAGCGTTTTAGTGCAAGTGTAAAGTTGGATTATAATAAGCAAGGAAAAGGAAAACTTGTGATTAGTTATAACTCATTGGATGAGTTGGATGGAATCTTAAATATCTGTTTAGCAGAACAATAA
- the murU gene encoding N-acetylmuramate alpha-1-phosphate uridylyltransferase MurU, whose translation MKAMILAAGLGNRMRPLTLYKPKPLLEVGGKALIVWHIEKLKDIGVTEIVINSAWLADILIGTLGDGSQFGVDIRWTREEEGLETAGGIINALPLLGDEPFILINGDVWTTFDFATLLDVKLGDDLAHLVFVQNPEQHPNGDFTLANGRAYTFDQNVEGENLTYSGVAVYSPKMFKGLEGGKRPMLPLFKQGMLDGKISAEKMQAAWVDVGTPERLTALDLQIRQGVYAN comes from the coding sequence ATGAAAGCAATGATATTGGCAGCAGGTTTGGGCAATCGCATGCGTCCACTCACTTTATACAAGCCAAAGCCTTTATTAGAAGTGGGTGGTAAAGCCCTGATCGTGTGGCACATTGAAAAATTAAAAGATATTGGTGTGACTGAGATTGTCATCAACTCTGCATGGTTGGCAGATATTCTGATTGGCACTTTGGGTGATGGTTCACAATTCGGGGTCGACATTCGCTGGACACGTGAAGAAGAAGGCTTAGAAACTGCGGGCGGTATCATCAATGCATTGCCATTATTAGGTGATGAACCGTTTATTCTGATCAATGGTGATGTGTGGACAACCTTTGATTTTGCAACATTACTTGATGTGAAATTAGGTGATGATTTAGCCCACTTGGTTTTTGTGCAAAATCCTGAACAGCATCCGAATGGTGATTTCACACTTGCCAATGGTCGTGCCTATACCTTTGATCAAAACGTTGAGGGTGAAAACCTGACCTATAGTGGTGTTGCGGTTTATTCTCCAAAAATGTTTAAAGGTTTAGAAGGTGGTAAACGTCCAATGTTGCCTTTGTTTAAACAAGGCATGTTGGATGGAAAAATTTCAGCCGAAAAAATGCAGGCTGCATGGGTTGATGTCGGCACACCTGAGCGTCTAACCGCTTTAGATTTGCAAATTAGACAGGGTGTTTATGCCAATTGA
- a CDS encoding ParA family protein has product MAQIIAIANQKGGVGKTTTAVNLAASLAVLKKRVLLVDMDSQGNATMGSGIQKNDLLYSVTDVLLGEVPIETAITKAEVGYKVLGSNRDLAGVELAIAEQEGREFILRKALREVEKDFDYIIVDCAPSLSLITVNALAAVDGVMIPMQCEYYALEGLADLTQTIDKIQQALNPELEIIGVLRTMYDARNALTRDVSEELEQYFGKKLYDTVIPRNVRLAEAPAHGLPIIYFEKSSKGAIAYLNLAAEMLKKSKVKKGNKA; this is encoded by the coding sequence ATGGCTCAAATTATAGCAATCGCGAACCAAAAAGGTGGCGTAGGTAAAACCACGACAGCAGTAAATTTGGCTGCCTCTCTAGCCGTATTAAAAAAGCGTGTTTTATTGGTTGATATGGACTCCCAGGGTAACGCCACGATGGGGTCAGGCATTCAAAAGAATGATTTGCTTTATTCTGTAACAGATGTGTTATTGGGTGAAGTGCCGATTGAAACAGCAATCACCAAAGCTGAAGTTGGTTATAAAGTTTTAGGTTCAAACCGTGATTTGGCGGGTGTTGAATTGGCAATCGCTGAGCAAGAAGGGCGTGAATTCATTTTGCGTAAAGCTTTGCGTGAAGTTGAAAAAGATTTTGATTATATAATCGTCGATTGTGCACCAAGTTTAAGCTTAATTACTGTTAATGCTTTGGCTGCTGTAGATGGCGTGATGATTCCGATGCAGTGTGAATATTATGCTTTGGAAGGTTTGGCAGATTTAACTCAAACCATTGATAAAATTCAGCAAGCTTTAAATCCTGAACTTGAAATTATTGGTGTGCTTCGTACCATGTACGATGCTCGAAACGCTTTGACACGTGATGTTTCTGAAGAGTTAGAGCAGTATTTTGGCAAGAAGCTTTATGATACAGTGATTCCGCGTAATGTGCGTTTGGCTGAAGCGCCTGCACATGGTTTACCGATTATTTATTTTGAGAAAAGCTCTAAAGGTGCAATTGCATATTTAAATTTAGCGGCTGAAATGTTGAAAAAGAGTAAAGTGAAAAAAGGAAATAAAGCATGA
- the rsmG gene encoding 16S rRNA (guanine(527)-N(7))-methyltransferase RsmG: MHPFFQELKQGSIKLGLNLSDEALGLLLKYQDALVLWNKAYNLTAIRDPKEMLVKHLLDSLSILNDLPQGRLLDIGTGGGMPGMIIALCQPERQCVLLDSNGKKIRFLKQFIADLKLKNVVAVQTRVENEDSINELGQFDVITSRAFASLTDFVAASQPYMHEKSIIASMKGLVPSDEIAELKAKFSCDIVELHVPRLDEQRHLLLLKQI; the protein is encoded by the coding sequence ATGCATCCATTTTTTCAAGAGTTAAAGCAAGGTAGTATAAAGCTTGGCTTAAATTTGAGTGATGAAGCACTTGGTTTACTGTTGAAGTATCAAGATGCGCTCGTGCTGTGGAACAAAGCCTATAACTTAACAGCCATTCGTGACCCGAAAGAAATGTTAGTCAAGCATTTATTGGATAGCTTAAGTATTTTAAATGATTTACCACAAGGTCGTTTGCTCGATATTGGTACTGGTGGTGGTATGCCAGGGATGATCATTGCATTGTGTCAACCTGAGCGCCAATGTGTATTATTAGACTCAAATGGTAAGAAAATTCGTTTTCTTAAACAATTTATTGCAGATTTAAAACTAAAAAATGTCGTCGCAGTTCAGACGCGTGTAGAAAATGAAGATAGCATCAATGAACTCGGGCAATTCGATGTCATTACCAGTCGTGCATTTGCCTCACTCACAGATTTTGTTGCAGCGTCACAACCCTATATGCATGAAAAAAGTATTATTGCGTCAATGAAAGGTTTAGTTCCTTCTGATGAAATTGCTGAATTGAAAGCCAAGTTCAGCTGTGACATCGTTGAATTGCATGTGCCAAGATTAGACGAACAACGTCATTTACTTTTATTAAAACAGATTTAA
- the msbA gene encoding lipid A export permease/ATP-binding protein MsbA, with protein MNQDFKVYLRLLSYLKPYWGIALLVVIGFGINAVTEMSVAKLLQFIIDAIQKGSRADLDWFPVLIVLLIFFRGLGLFMGGYYTAVISRNLIFSIRQEVFAKLIRLPSQYYLDNSSGHITAKIMYNVEQLTAASSESLKTLIRDGAITIGLLGFLLYTNWRLTLCIFIFLPIIGLLVRKASKRMRKLSIQVQNTMGDVNHIVQETVNGQAVVKSFAGEESEQKRFYDSSQENLKRGLKMVVVQNLNSPLVQLVMAVALSIIIWLALRPQILGNTTAGEFVAYITAAGLLAKPIKNLTDINEKLQRGMAAAHSVFELLDLPQESNTGTLTPKLKGDIKFDHVDLIYKNQVKAIDDFTLNIQAGQTIALVGRSGAGKSSLVNMLVRFQEFSAGQIYLDDHPIHDIELSCLRKQIAMVNQQVVLFDRTVRENIAYGQSEGASDEAIIAAAKAAYAHDFIMALPQGYDTPLGAQGQSISGGQRQRIAIARAILKNAPILILDEATSALDNESEHFIQKAFDEAMQDQNRTTIVIAHRLSTIENADKIVVMDKGRIIEQGTHAELLAQHGAYYQLHERNFEE; from the coding sequence GTGAATCAAGACTTTAAGGTCTACCTACGCCTTTTATCCTACCTTAAACCGTATTGGGGAATTGCGTTACTCGTTGTTATTGGATTTGGTATCAATGCTGTGACAGAAATGTCCGTGGCAAAGTTATTGCAGTTTATTATTGATGCAATTCAAAAAGGTAGTCGTGCAGATCTTGATTGGTTTCCTGTTTTAATTGTCTTGTTGATTTTCTTCCGTGGCTTAGGTTTATTCATGGGAGGATATTATACAGCAGTTATTTCACGAAATCTGATTTTTAGTATTCGCCAAGAAGTTTTCGCTAAGCTCATTCGATTGCCATCACAGTATTATTTAGATAATTCATCTGGTCATATCACAGCCAAAATCATGTATAACGTGGAGCAGTTAACAGCAGCTTCATCTGAATCCTTAAAGACATTGATCCGTGATGGTGCGATCACAATTGGTTTATTGGGCTTCTTGCTTTATACCAACTGGCGTTTAACCCTATGTATTTTTATCTTTTTACCGATCATTGGTTTATTGGTGCGTAAAGCTTCTAAACGCATGCGTAAATTATCCATCCAAGTGCAAAACACGATGGGTGATGTCAACCACATTGTTCAAGAGACCGTGAATGGTCAAGCTGTGGTTAAAAGCTTTGCAGGTGAAGAGAGCGAGCAAAAGCGTTTTTATGACTCTTCGCAAGAGAATTTAAAACGTGGCCTAAAAATGGTGGTGGTGCAAAACCTCAATAGCCCACTGGTTCAATTGGTCATGGCTGTAGCGTTAAGTATTATTATTTGGTTGGCTTTGCGTCCACAGATTCTAGGTAATACGACTGCGGGTGAGTTTGTTGCTTATATTACCGCAGCGGGTTTGCTTGCGAAGCCGATTAAGAACTTAACAGATATCAATGAAAAGCTTCAACGCGGTATGGCGGCAGCGCATTCGGTATTTGAATTATTGGATCTTCCTCAAGAATCCAATACAGGCACTTTGACCCCGAAATTAAAAGGTGATATTAAATTTGATCATGTTGATTTGATTTATAAAAATCAAGTGAAAGCGATTGATGATTTTACCTTAAATATTCAAGCGGGTCAGACCATTGCCTTAGTGGGTAGATCAGGCGCAGGTAAGTCTTCATTGGTCAATATGTTGGTGCGTTTCCAAGAGTTTAGCGCAGGGCAAATTTATTTGGACGATCATCCGATACATGATATTGAATTGAGTTGCTTGCGTAAACAAATTGCAATGGTCAATCAGCAAGTGGTACTGTTTGATCGTACTGTACGTGAGAATATTGCCTATGGGCAATCCGAAGGTGCAAGCGATGAAGCAATTATCGCAGCAGCTAAAGCGGCTTATGCACATGATTTTATTATGGCTTTACCGCAAGGCTATGATACGCCACTTGGTGCTCAAGGTCAGAGTATTTCAGGTGGTCAGCGTCAACGTATTGCGATTGCACGTGCAATTTTGAAAAATGCACCGATTCTCATTCTAGATGAAGCAACCAGTGCTTTAGATAATGAATCTGAACACTTTATTCAAAAAGCCTTTGATGAAGCGATGCAAGATCAAAATAGAACCACGATTGTGATTGCACACCGTCTTTCGACCATTGAAAATGCAGATAAGATTGTGGTTATGGATAAAGGGCGTATCATAGAGCAAGGTACACATGCTGAACTTTTGGCACAGCATGGAGCATATTATCAATTGCATGAACGCAATTTTGAGGAATAA
- the kdsB gene encoding 3-deoxy-manno-octulosonate cytidylyltransferase produces MKHIVIPARYASSRLPAKPLLKIHGREMILRVVDQARKVQGFDDLCVATDDLRIAEVCRAEGVDVVITDPNHPSGTDRLSEVARIKGWDAQDIIVNVQGDEPLLPAQLVIQVAELLEQKPNCSMSTLCESIHQIDEFQRDSIVKVVMSKFNEALYFSRSPIPYDREGAKLAEPQLHSNAYRHLGLYAYRVQLLQEYVTWDMGTLESLESLEQLRVLENGHRIAIDIAQVNLPPGVDTQADLDRLNALDVSVFE; encoded by the coding sequence ATGAAACATATTGTAATTCCAGCGCGTTATGCAAGCTCACGTCTTCCTGCAAAACCACTACTAAAAATTCATGGTCGTGAAATGATTTTACGTGTGGTTGATCAAGCCCGTAAAGTACAAGGTTTTGATGATCTCTGTGTGGCAACCGACGATCTGCGTATTGCAGAGGTGTGTCGTGCAGAAGGTGTGGATGTTGTAATTACTGATCCGAATCACCCGTCGGGCACAGACCGTTTGAGTGAAGTTGCTCGAATCAAAGGTTGGGATGCACAAGATATTATTGTCAATGTACAAGGCGATGAACCGTTATTGCCTGCACAGTTGGTGATACAAGTCGCTGAATTGTTAGAGCAAAAGCCGAATTGTTCAATGTCGACTTTATGTGAATCTATTCATCAAATCGACGAATTTCAACGTGACAGCATTGTCAAAGTAGTAATGTCTAAATTCAATGAGGCATTGTATTTCAGTCGCTCACCGATTCCTTATGATCGTGAGGGTGCAAAACTCGCTGAACCTCAATTGCATTCAAATGCATATCGTCATTTAGGCTTATATGCTTATCGTGTGCAACTTCTACAAGAATATGTGACTTGGGATATGGGTACTTTAGAAAGCCTAGAAAGTCTTGAGCAATTACGTGTTTTGGAAAATGGTCATCGTATTGCGATTGATATTGCACAAGTAAATTTACCGCCAGGGGTAGATACGCAAGCGGATTTAGATCGTTTAAATGCTTTAGATGTTTCTGTATTTGAATGA
- a CDS encoding DNA polymerase III subunit delta', producing MDAQNSQVYPWQQQTWETLTGRFPQLGHGLLFYGKKGCGKHAFAQHFLSWVLCLNKQPQGACGECSSCQWLKSDTHPNYVNITTDEENKKQNAKIKIEKIRDLLPFVQQTVDGWRVIVIEPAEALNIASANALLKTLEEPGERVLIILLADHYLKLPATIRSRLQHFAMDRILPEQSLGYLQQHLPVEQHAKINLLMNLSNQMPLQAIELAALDWINRRAVFLQDWQKLVHQKSMPLQFATKWNKELNFSDFIQMFEYLLSDIICVKLNQAVKNLDLDFSGIVDQYNLEKLFSIYADLQQAKLKVDQNVQTNLIIDQLSIQLMNVT from the coding sequence ATGGATGCTCAAAATTCTCAAGTTTATCCTTGGCAACAACAGACGTGGGAGACTTTAACTGGTCGCTTCCCGCAACTTGGACATGGCTTATTATTTTATGGTAAAAAAGGTTGTGGAAAACATGCATTTGCACAGCACTTTTTGTCATGGGTTTTATGTTTAAATAAGCAACCACAAGGTGCTTGTGGTGAGTGCAGTAGTTGTCAGTGGCTTAAATCGGATACCCATCCTAACTATGTCAATATCACCACCGATGAAGAGAATAAGAAGCAAAACGCGAAAATTAAGATCGAGAAGATCCGTGATTTATTACCATTTGTGCAACAAACGGTAGATGGTTGGCGCGTGATTGTGATTGAGCCTGCCGAAGCTTTAAATATTGCTTCGGCAAATGCGTTGCTGAAAACATTAGAAGAGCCAGGTGAGCGGGTCTTAATCATTCTTCTTGCGGATCATTATTTAAAGCTTCCAGCAACGATTCGCAGTCGTTTACAGCATTTTGCGATGGATCGTATTTTACCTGAGCAATCTTTAGGGTATTTGCAACAGCATTTACCTGTTGAACAACATGCCAAAATTAATTTACTGATGAATTTATCCAATCAGATGCCATTGCAAGCGATTGAATTGGCGGCTTTGGATTGGATTAATCGTCGTGCAGTATTTTTGCAAGATTGGCAAAAGCTAGTCCATCAAAAAAGTATGCCTTTGCAGTTTGCAACGAAATGGAATAAAGAACTCAATTTTTCTGATTTCATCCAGATGTTTGAATACTTGTTGTCAGATATAATTTGTGTCAAGCTGAATCAAGCTGTAAAAAATCTAGATTTAGATTTTAGTGGAATTGTAGATCAATATAATTTAGAGAAATTATTTTCAATCTATGCTGATTTACAACAAGCCAAGTTAAAAGTTGATCAAAATGTACAAACAAATCTAATTATTGATCAATTGTCGATTCAATTAATGAATGTGACATAA
- a CDS encoding MotA/TolQ/ExbB proton channel family protein yields the protein MWELVKAGGWLMLPLVLCSIFTVAISIERFIRLKRSLVLPKSLMLEKGRSVDDVLDELERNSSARSSSLGYIFKDGIDSYSQGEEYARAQMEATASREIGYLEKNINFLGTLSAVAPLLGLLGTVIGIIESFLMIDLGSASNPTMMIPGISKALITTAAGMLIAIPALFAYRYFQRLVQEYVAELEQQSTLFHAALFFQKHLDQNKKKVG from the coding sequence ATGTGGGAACTTGTCAAAGCTGGCGGTTGGTTGATGCTGCCATTGGTTTTATGTTCAATTTTTACCGTTGCGATTTCTATTGAACGATTTATACGGTTAAAACGATCCTTAGTTCTTCCTAAATCACTAATGTTAGAAAAAGGGCGCAGTGTTGATGATGTCTTAGATGAGCTAGAGCGTAATTCATCTGCTCGTTCATCATCATTAGGCTATATCTTCAAGGATGGTATTGATAGCTACTCACAAGGTGAAGAATATGCACGTGCGCAGATGGAAGCAACAGCTTCTCGTGAGATTGGTTATTTAGAAAAAAATATCAACTTTTTAGGGACATTAAGTGCGGTTGCGCCTTTATTGGGCTTGTTAGGAACGGTGATCGGGATTATTGAGTCATTTTTAATGATTGACTTGGGTTCTGCGAGTAACCCAACCATGATGATTCCAGGGATTTCTAAAGCGTTAATTACTACAGCAGCGGGGATGCTGATTGCGATTCCTGCGTTATTTGCTTATCGTTATTTTCAGCGTTTGGTACAAGAGTATGTGGCTGAGTTGGAACAACAATCAACCTTGTTTCATGCAGCATTATTTTTTCAAAAGCACCTAGATCAAAATAAGAAGAAAGTGGGTTAA
- a CDS encoding ExbD/TolR family protein, whose amino-acid sequence MKFKRKTVEDIHINLTPLIDCLLFILVILLLTTTFNQQSRINLSLPDAQGVPPKEYKNKIEVMVDSTGHYAVNGQALSSKETVDLSTAIKQASNDKRDLMFVIAADAKATHQDVIRVMDVAGQLGFVNINISTKVPSRGY is encoded by the coding sequence ATGAAATTTAAACGAAAAACGGTAGAAGATATTCATATCAATCTCACACCTCTGATTGATTGTTTATTGTTTATCTTGGTGATTTTATTATTAACGACGACGTTTAATCAGCAAAGTCGTATTAATCTATCTTTACCCGATGCACAAGGTGTACCACCAAAAGAATATAAAAATAAAATCGAAGTCATGGTAGACTCAACGGGTCACTATGCTGTAAACGGACAGGCGCTTTCAAGCAAAGAAACTGTCGATTTAAGTACTGCGATTAAGCAAGCATCTAATGATAAGCGGGATCTCATGTTTGTGATTGCTGCTGATGCGAAAGCAACCCATCAAGATGTTATTCGTGTCATGGATGTGGCTGGGCAGCTTGGTTTTGTGAATATCAATATCAGTACTAAAGTTCCATCTCGAGGTTATTAA
- the lpxK gene encoding tetraacyldisaccharide 4'-kinase: MSIAQTIQDAWNKQSKWLIVLRPLSWLYQFGFSVNKLLFKKGFKNVYTAPIPVMIIGNITVGGSGKTPLLIQLVKYLQANQVRVGVISRGYGGNGPFPAFVTLDSVPDTVGDEPCLIVQSTDVPMVVGSNRQESIELLLKQHELDLIISDDGLQHWALDRQIEWIVLDNNRGLGNQKLLPEGYLREPVSRLAQGTVIEHAHAPKSALNMHLEVAEPYLLNPFFDQSETFDPQQDYYAVVGIGFPKRFYTTLESMGVDQFQCHEFPDHYDYEIDDLQFEDTNPIITTEKDAVKLLPLLKKHPEFNREIWVVPVEAVLSDECYQVLNQQLTQLGIDLIQGY, translated from the coding sequence ATGTCTATTGCGCAAACCATTCAAGATGCTTGGAATAAACAATCCAAGTGGTTGATTGTCTTGCGCCCATTGTCATGGTTATATCAATTCGGTTTTAGTGTAAACAAGCTACTTTTTAAAAAAGGCTTTAAGAACGTTTACACAGCACCAATACCCGTCATGATCATTGGGAATATTACTGTGGGTGGCAGTGGTAAGACACCATTGTTAATTCAGTTGGTCAAATATCTACAAGCCAATCAAGTACGTGTTGGTGTAATCAGCCGTGGTTATGGCGGAAATGGTCCTTTTCCTGCTTTCGTTACTTTAGATTCTGTACCAGATACCGTTGGGGATGAGCCATGTTTGATTGTGCAATCGACGGATGTTCCTATGGTAGTGGGTTCAAATCGTCAAGAAAGTATAGAGTTATTATTAAAACAACATGAATTGGATTTGATCATCAGTGATGATGGCTTACAACATTGGGCTTTGGATCGTCAAATCGAATGGATTGTTCTTGATAATAATCGTGGTTTAGGTAATCAAAAACTATTGCCAGAAGGCTATTTGCGTGAACCTGTAAGCCGTTTAGCGCAGGGTACAGTGATTGAGCATGCGCACGCTCCAAAATCAGCGCTCAATATGCACTTAGAAGTGGCTGAGCCATACTTGCTGAATCCTTTTTTTGATCAGTCTGAAACCTTTGACCCTCAACAAGATTATTATGCTGTGGTGGGGATTGGTTTTCCGAAGCGTTTTTATACGACACTAGAATCAATGGGTGTCGATCAGTTTCAATGTCATGAATTTCCAGATCATTATGATTATGAAATTGATGATTTACAGTTTGAGGATACCAATCCGATTATCACGACAGAAAAGGATGCAGTTAAACTGTTACCTTTATTGAAAAAGCACCCTGAATTCAATCGTGAAATCTGGGTTGTTCCAGTCGAAGCAGTTTTGTCAGATGAGTGTTATCAAGTACTCAATCAACAGTTAACCCAACTTGGTATTGATTTAATACAAGGTTATTAA